Proteins found in one Moritella sp. Urea-trap-13 genomic segment:
- the minE gene encoding cell division topological specificity factor MinE, whose translation MALLDYFRTSKPDVKTANLAKDRLQIIVAHERSLRNNTPDYLPQLKLDILEVIKKYVAVTSDQVSVQLDQRDNNLSVLELNVTLPEE comes from the coding sequence ATGGCGTTACTTGATTATTTCCGTACATCTAAACCCGATGTAAAGACAGCAAATCTAGCGAAGGATCGTTTACAGATTATCGTTGCTCATGAACGTAGTTTACGTAATAACACTCCAGATTATTTACCACAATTAAAATTAGATATTCTTGAAGTTATTAAAAAATATGTTGCAGTGACTTCAGACCAAGTAAGTGTTCAGCTTGATCAAAGAGATAACAATCTTTCAGTATTAGAGTTAAATGTTACTCTTCCTGAAGAGTAA
- the rnd gene encoding ribonuclease D, with translation MEYILVEDQITLQQMIAQCADVEVLAIDTEFIRQRTYYPILGLFQLYTGTETYLVDPIAVDDLSSLWQLLDRHPVVLHACSEDLDVFMTEANKFPDFFHDTQIAAAFCGLGSSLGFGGLVSEFQKITLDKGESRSNWLARPLTQMQLNYAAADVYHLLPCWNELESKLKELGYYEYYLQELDNLRRRKSTKKNPSTVYKQFKNASFLSPRQLGTLQALGEWRENNAINRDMAVNFVVKEAHILEVAKQQPQSLRDLNKLELLPIEIKRHGKQIIEIVKQVEQLSDDELPQPLTRISDYPGYKKIVQSIRNKIAIVAEKSNIPAELIGSKKIINELLNWCWKLTEEERQVGDKPIMLSNWRAELIGNTIFESLMAK, from the coding sequence GTGGAATATATTTTAGTTGAAGATCAAATAACATTGCAGCAGATGATAGCGCAATGTGCGGACGTCGAAGTTTTAGCAATCGACACTGAATTCATCAGACAGCGTACTTATTACCCCATTCTTGGATTGTTTCAGCTATATACTGGTACTGAAACTTATTTAGTTGATCCAATTGCCGTTGATGACTTAAGTTCATTATGGCAACTTCTCGACCGTCATCCTGTAGTGCTTCACGCTTGCTCTGAAGACCTCGACGTATTTATGACGGAAGCAAATAAATTTCCAGACTTTTTCCATGATACCCAAATCGCCGCTGCATTCTGTGGTCTCGGATCTTCCCTTGGTTTCGGTGGTTTAGTTTCCGAGTTCCAAAAAATCACATTGGATAAAGGTGAATCGCGTTCAAATTGGCTTGCACGTCCATTAACGCAAATGCAGCTTAACTACGCTGCTGCCGACGTATACCATTTGTTACCTTGCTGGAACGAACTGGAATCAAAGCTGAAAGAACTAGGCTATTATGAGTATTATCTACAAGAGTTAGATAATTTACGCCGCCGTAAGTCGACAAAGAAAAATCCGAGTACTGTTTATAAGCAATTCAAGAACGCATCTTTCTTGTCTCCTCGTCAACTTGGCACATTACAAGCATTAGGTGAATGGCGCGAAAACAATGCTATAAATCGTGATATGGCGGTAAACTTTGTTGTAAAAGAGGCTCACATTCTTGAAGTCGCAAAACAGCAGCCTCAATCATTACGTGATTTAAACAAGCTTGAGTTGTTACCAATAGAAATAAAACGTCATGGTAAACAAATAATCGAAATTGTAAAACAGGTCGAGCAACTGTCTGACGATGAGTTACCACAACCATTGACACGTATTTCTGATTACCCTGGTTATAAAAAAATAGTGCAAAGCATACGTAATAAAATTGCGATTGTGGCTGAAAAATCGAATATTCCTGCTGAATTAATTGGTTCAAAGAAAATCATTAACGAATTATTGAATTGGTGTTGGAAATTAACAGAAGAAGAACGACAAGTAGGGGACAAGCCGATCATGCTATCTAATTGGCGTGCGGAACTGATTGGTAATACTATATTTGAAAGCTTAATGGCTAAATAA
- a CDS encoding alpha/beta hydrolase: MNNISIEVNGSIITGLQWGDNTKPVLLAVHGWLDNAASFVPLANALRNDLEDGSLPYQLIAIDLPGHGYSDHKAGHYNFIEWVDDLYQIIKTQHWGPVSIIGHSMGAMISSILAATFPELVRRIVLIEGLGAISAEADQTVSQLRKGIENRALYNKSINQNINQSTNRKDNALTLEKVVKARCFVSDLNEEHAKLICNRNLTINADEVSFCSDPKLKAGSLVRLSESQVIDILSSISTACLIIIGDKGFPLIAQTLNLELFCKENFKILTLSGGHHVHMDNAVKTARAVVKFVNN, from the coding sequence ATGAATAACATTAGTATAGAGGTTAACGGTAGTATTATTACTGGTTTGCAGTGGGGTGATAACACGAAACCTGTGTTATTAGCTGTTCATGGCTGGCTAGATAATGCCGCGAGTTTTGTACCTCTTGCTAATGCTTTGCGAAATGATTTAGAAGATGGTTCACTACCTTATCAGTTGATTGCAATTGATCTACCTGGTCATGGTTATTCCGATCATAAAGCAGGTCATTACAATTTTATCGAATGGGTCGATGATTTATATCAAATTATTAAAACCCAGCATTGGGGGCCAGTGAGTATTATTGGTCATTCAATGGGAGCAATGATCAGTTCTATTTTGGCTGCTACTTTTCCTGAGCTCGTACGTCGAATTGTGTTAATTGAAGGTTTGGGTGCTATTTCAGCTGAAGCTGACCAAACTGTGAGCCAATTACGTAAAGGTATTGAAAATAGAGCGCTTTACAATAAAAGTATCAACCAAAACATCAACCAAAGTACGAATCGTAAAGATAATGCTTTAACGTTGGAAAAGGTTGTGAAAGCGCGTTGCTTTGTCTCAGATTTGAATGAAGAACATGCAAAACTTATTTGTAACAGAAACTTAACGATTAATGCTGATGAAGTTAGTTTTTGTTCTGACCCTAAGTTAAAAGCAGGTTCTTTGGTTCGTTTGAGCGAATCGCAAGTGATTGATATTTTATCTTCTATATCAACAGCCTGCTTGATTATTATTGGGGATAAAGGATTTCCTTTAATTGCCCAAACTTTAAATCTAGAACTGTTTTGTAAAGAAAACTTTAAAATTTTAACACTGTCTGGCGGGCATCACGTCCACATGGATAATGCCGTTAAAACCGCAAGGGCTGTCGTTAAATTTGTTAATAATTAA
- a CDS encoding ATP-dependent DNA helicase has product MIEQYFLSGGALAKVIDGYTARQPQIDMAKAINDVIASKGNLIVEAETGTGKTFAYLIPALVNDKTTIISTGSKNLQEQLFNRDLPFIIDALNSKAKTALLKGRNNYLCTERLTRLSRETQYQNQTILSDYVKIKGWSNITISGDMSSVPGLKDDAEILPLVTSTNDNCLGRDCPDYEDCFLVKARRKALDADIVVVNHHLYFADLNVKDSGFGRLLPDADVIVFDEAHQIPDIASEYFGKSLSSKLIQALCKDVQYLGRTDLRDTIQVTKAANGLANATQDLRLSFSMETGRGNWRHLLNQQAVMKTVTRFQDQLDFIYEVLKLALGRTELVDQCFDRVVEIKAIFQQIMAVNNTGESYWYECTKRNFTLNITPLNIAERFSSEQQKNNAAWIFTSATLAVDHCFSHYRQQMGLANAKELILASPFDYKNQAMLCVPRNIPEPNDPNIARILVEKLVPVIVANKGRCFFLCTSHYMIRQVASLLQQQLAMPIFVQGQDNKQVLLDQFIEHGNALLIGTYSFWEGIDVRGQTLSCVIIDKLPFASPDDPLLQARIEDCQRKGEDPFAELQIPKAVISLKQGVGRLIRDVKDTGCVIICDTRIVSRGYGATFINSLPDMPRTRDLNGVLSFIKKTNN; this is encoded by the coding sequence AAACGGGCACAGGTAAAACGTTCGCTTATCTCATTCCAGCTTTGGTTAATGACAAAACTACGATCATCAGTACCGGTAGTAAAAACCTGCAAGAACAGCTATTCAACCGTGATTTGCCTTTTATTATTGATGCATTAAATAGCAAAGCTAAAACAGCATTATTAAAAGGTCGAAATAACTACCTTTGTACAGAGCGTTTAACACGTTTAAGCCGAGAAACACAATATCAAAATCAAACCATATTAAGTGATTACGTTAAAATTAAGGGCTGGTCTAATATTACCATCAGCGGTGACATGAGTTCGGTACCGGGTCTTAAAGACGACGCAGAGATCTTACCGTTAGTCACATCAACTAATGATAACTGTTTGGGGCGAGATTGCCCTGATTATGAAGATTGTTTTTTAGTTAAAGCACGGCGTAAAGCCTTGGATGCTGATATTGTTGTTGTTAATCACCATTTATATTTTGCTGATCTCAATGTCAAAGATTCTGGCTTTGGACGCTTACTGCCTGATGCCGATGTTATTGTCTTTGATGAAGCCCATCAGATCCCCGATATCGCATCAGAGTATTTTGGTAAAAGCCTATCTAGTAAACTGATCCAAGCGTTATGCAAGGATGTGCAATATCTTGGCCGCACCGATCTCAGAGACACGATCCAAGTCACCAAAGCCGCTAATGGTTTAGCCAATGCGACCCAAGATCTACGTTTAAGCTTTTCAATGGAAACGGGCCGAGGCAACTGGCGTCATCTACTTAATCAGCAAGCGGTAATGAAAACTGTCACGCGTTTTCAAGACCAACTAGATTTTATCTATGAAGTGCTTAAATTAGCGCTAGGGCGAACAGAACTTGTCGATCAATGTTTTGACCGTGTGGTTGAGATTAAAGCAATATTTCAACAAATAATGGCGGTAAATAATACCGGTGAGAGCTATTGGTATGAATGTACTAAGCGAAACTTTACATTAAATATCACGCCACTTAATATTGCCGAACGCTTTAGTTCTGAACAACAAAAAAATAATGCCGCGTGGATCTTTACGTCGGCAACATTGGCTGTTGACCATTGTTTTTCACACTATCGCCAACAAATGGGATTGGCTAACGCAAAAGAACTTATTCTAGCCAGCCCGTTTGATTATAAAAACCAAGCTATGTTGTGTGTTCCACGTAACATTCCGGAGCCTAATGACCCTAATATAGCGCGTATTTTGGTTGAGAAGTTAGTCCCGGTCATTGTTGCTAACAAAGGACGCTGTTTCTTCCTGTGTACTAGTCATTATATGATCAGGCAAGTCGCTAGTTTGTTACAGCAACAATTGGCTATGCCCATCTTTGTACAAGGTCAAGACAACAAACAAGTATTGCTCGATCAATTTATTGAACACGGTAATGCTTTATTAATCGGTACTTACTCATTTTGGGAAGGAATTGATGTTCGCGGGCAAACTTTAAGTTGTGTTATTATTGATAAATTACCGTTTGCATCACCAGATGATCCACTGTTACAGGCACGTATTGAAGATTGTCAGCGTAAGGGCGAAGATCCTTTTGCTGAATTACAAATCCCAAAAGCGGTAATTAGTTTGAAGCAAGGTGTCGGGCGTTTAATTCGAGACGTTAAAGACACCGGCTGTGTCATTATTTGTGATACTCGTATTGTATCTCGTGGCTATGGCGCTACGTTTATCAATAGTTTACCGGATATGCCACGCACCAGAGATTTAAATGGCGTTTTATCTTTTATTAAGAAAACTAACAATTAG
- the tsaB gene encoding tRNA (adenosine(37)-N6)-threonylcarbamoyltransferase complex dimerization subunit type 1 TsaB, translating to MSNILALDTSTENCSAALSINGEILVREFESPREHTKRILPMVDSLLAEAGIKLKDLDALAFGRGPGSFTGVRIGTGIAQGLAFGADLPMLPISTLAAMAQGAHRLHNATDVLPAIDARMGEIYFAQYQLNNAGVMTLVGNEMVITADELVANFNKPEQEFYTLGTGWATYAEQLAALNVANLTACEGIQFPTSHDMLAIAAADFANGKAVAVEDAMPVYVRDTVTWKKLPGRE from the coding sequence ATGAGTAATATTTTAGCACTAGATACATCAACAGAAAATTGTTCTGCCGCACTGAGCATTAACGGTGAGATATTAGTAAGAGAGTTTGAAAGCCCGCGTGAACACACTAAGCGTATTTTACCTATGGTGGATAGCCTGCTGGCTGAAGCTGGCATTAAGTTGAAAGACTTAGATGCGCTTGCATTTGGCCGTGGACCAGGCAGTTTTACTGGCGTACGTATTGGTACTGGTATTGCACAAGGACTCGCTTTTGGTGCCGATTTACCGATGTTACCAATCTCGACATTGGCAGCAATGGCGCAAGGTGCACATCGACTACATAATGCTACTGATGTATTACCCGCAATTGATGCGCGTATGGGCGAAATATACTTTGCGCAATACCAGCTTAATAATGCTGGCGTAATGACATTAGTTGGTAACGAAATGGTTATTACTGCAGATGAGTTAGTCGCTAATTTCAACAAACCCGAACAAGAATTCTATACACTTGGTACTGGTTGGGCTACATATGCAGAGCAACTTGCAGCATTAAACGTTGCAAATTTAACTGCATGTGAAGGTATTCAGTTCCCAACGTCACACGATATGTTAGCGATTGCGGCTGCTGACTTTGCCAATGGTAAAGCCGTTGCCGTCGAAGATGCCATGCCTGTTTACGTTCGAGACACTGTTACTTGGAAGAAACTACCGGGTAGAGAGTAA
- the fadD gene encoding long-chain-fatty-acid--CoA ligase FadD, translating into MEKVWLKRYPENVPAEIDFGAFRSLNDIFDQTVQNYADNPAYVNMGCSLTYGEIDEKSRAFAAYLQNELKLTKGDRVALMMPNLLQYPIALFGALRAGMVIVNVNPLYTPRELKHQLNDSGAKAIVIISNFASVLEKVIKDSPIEHVILTQLGDLFSPVKGAITNLVVKYVKKMVPKFNLPNAVSFNRVLNKGRSLPFTKVETGFDDIAFLQYTGGTTGVSKGAVLTHKNMLANVLQAEGAYGSIIDRGTETVITALPLYHVFALTVNGLLFFLGGGKNILITNPRDLPALIKEISDHKPTAITGVNTLFNALVNDDSFAKIDFSALKLSVGGGMAVQRSVAEKWKKITGCHLLEGYGLTECSPLVTVNPYDLHEYNGSIGLPVSSTDVRIIDDEGGVLTKPGAVGEMQVRGPQVMQGYWQRPQDTAEVITDGWLNTGDIARMDEEGFFYIVDRKKDMILVSGFNVFPNEIEDVLTMNDNILEAAAIGVPHESSGETVKIFVVKKGEISKEEIIAHCREHLTAYKIPRIIEFRDELPKSNVGKILRRELRD; encoded by the coding sequence GTGGAAAAGGTTTGGTTAAAGAGATACCCGGAAAATGTTCCCGCTGAGATTGACTTTGGTGCATTTCGTTCTTTAAACGATATATTCGATCAGACAGTTCAAAACTATGCAGATAATCCTGCGTATGTAAATATGGGCTGTTCATTAACTTATGGCGAAATCGATGAGAAATCTCGAGCGTTCGCAGCTTATCTTCAAAACGAGCTTAAATTAACTAAAGGCGACCGTGTCGCGTTAATGATGCCTAACTTACTGCAATACCCGATAGCATTATTTGGTGCATTACGTGCAGGTATGGTCATTGTTAATGTAAATCCTTTATACACACCACGTGAGTTGAAGCACCAGCTAAACGATTCAGGTGCAAAAGCGATTGTTATTATTTCCAACTTCGCTAGTGTATTAGAAAAGGTCATTAAAGATTCGCCTATTGAACACGTTATCTTAACGCAGTTGGGTGATCTTTTCTCTCCTGTTAAAGGCGCTATCACAAATTTAGTTGTTAAGTACGTGAAGAAAATGGTACCTAAATTTAATCTGCCAAATGCAGTATCATTTAACCGTGTACTGAACAAAGGCCGTTCATTGCCGTTCACTAAAGTTGAAACTGGTTTCGATGATATTGCTTTTCTTCAGTATACCGGTGGTACAACAGGTGTTTCTAAAGGCGCAGTCTTAACGCACAAGAATATGCTTGCTAACGTATTACAAGCCGAAGGTGCGTACGGTAGTATTATTGATCGTGGCACAGAAACTGTGATCACGGCATTACCGCTATATCATGTATTTGCACTGACTGTGAATGGTTTATTATTCTTCTTGGGCGGTGGTAAGAACATTCTTATTACAAACCCACGTGACCTTCCTGCATTAATCAAAGAAATTAGTGATCATAAACCAACAGCTATAACAGGTGTTAATACACTGTTTAATGCACTGGTTAATGATGACAGTTTTGCTAAAATTGATTTTTCTGCTTTGAAACTATCTGTTGGCGGTGGTATGGCTGTTCAACGTTCAGTCGCTGAGAAGTGGAAGAAGATCACAGGTTGCCATTTACTTGAAGGTTATGGTTTAACGGAGTGTTCACCACTTGTAACAGTAAACCCGTACGATCTGCATGAATATAATGGTTCTATTGGTCTACCTGTATCATCAACGGATGTACGTATTATTGATGACGAAGGTGGCGTATTAACAAAACCTGGTGCAGTTGGTGAAATGCAAGTACGTGGTCCTCAGGTGATGCAAGGTTATTGGCAGCGTCCACAAGACACCGCAGAAGTGATAACAGATGGTTGGTTAAATACCGGCGATATCGCACGTATGGACGAAGAGGGCTTCTTCTACATCGTCGATCGTAAGAAGGATATGATCCTTGTTTCGGGCTTTAACGTTTTCCCTAATGAAATTGAAGATGTACTGACAATGAATGACAACATTCTTGAAGCTGCAGCAATTGGTGTTCCTCACGAATCATCAGGCGAAACAGTGAAAATCTTTGTTGTTAAGAAAGGTGAAATTTCGAAAGAAGAAATTATTGCGCATTGTCGTGAACACCTTACTGCTTATAAGATCCCACGTATTATCGAGTTCCGTGATGAATTACCAAAGAGTAATGTTGGTAAGATATTACGTCGTGAATTGCGTGATTAA